One genomic window of Trichomycterus rosablanca isolate fTriRos1 chromosome 1, fTriRos1.hap1, whole genome shotgun sequence includes the following:
- the LOC134300032 gene encoding NLR family CARD domain-containing protein 3-like, translated as MELHQDESSPLQQSQISVQRSDSPVPSCISMKSDRSMDHPFKFRNEDSSFGPSPISVHRSDSPVLSCISMKSDRSMDIPFKFRDGNPLFGPRSDFISAGSEVQKKLKLNLIKKFQCVNEVITKQGNPTHLNEIYTELYITEGESGKVNHEHEVRQIEAASRTATAEDTPIKCNNIFKPLSDQDVPIRTVLTKGVAGIGKTVSVQNFILDWAEGKENQDVHLIFPLPFRELNLMKDHKLSLMDLLHFYFQEIKETDISSLYKVLFIFDGLDECRLPLDLQNSVRLSDVNESASVHMLLMNLIKGNLLPSALIWITSRPAAADQIPSECIDRVTEVRGFTDPKKEEYFRKRVSDQSLASRIISHLKSLRSLYIMCHIPVFCWITATVLERMFGEAESGEIPKTLTQMYTHFLIIQTNVIRKKYMKNQEEEGEMILKLGKLAFEQLMKGNLIFYEEDLMECGIDAQEASVYSGVCTQIFREEFGLHQSKVYCFVHLSTQEHLAALYVHLTFMNEKKNFLQQSESSKLRILKIKQISVLHKSAVDQALQSKNGHLDIFLRFFLGLSLTSNQNLLQALVTQTGSDSHNKQKTVQYIKKKISENPLTEKSINLFHCLNELEDDSLVQEIQQYLKSGELQQTKLSDSQWSALVFMLLTSADKLDVFNLNDYTNKYISPDEVFRKMMPVVAASRAVRCDRLGKCDLKDESYEALTSVLSLESSSLKELDLSWNKLGDSGVKRLSAGLENLHCKLEILRLNSCGVSDEGCAALASALRSNPSHLREFDLTLNKLGDSGVKRLCAVLENPHCKLEILRLNYCGVSDKGCSALASALRSNPSHLRELHLSENHLTDIGMKIMSDLNDDERFRLEVLRF; from the exons atggagCTTCACCAAGATGAAAGTTCTCCGCTCCAGCAGAG TCAAATCTCAGTACAGAGATCAGATTCTCCAGTACCCAGCTGTATCTCCATGAAGAGTGACAGATCTATGGATCATCCTTTCAAATTTAGAAATGAAGATTCATCATTTGGACCCAG tccAATCTCAGTACATAGATCAGATTCTCCAGTACTCAGCTGTATCTCCATGAAGAGTGACAGATCTATGGATATTCCTTTCAAGTTTAGAGATGGAAATCCATTATTTGGTCCCAG GTCTGACTTTATATCGGCTGGAAGTGAAGTCCAGAAGAAGCTCAAATTAAACCTGATAAAGAAGTTTCAGTGTGTAAATGAAGTGATCACAAAGCAGGGAAACCCAACACATCTGAATGAGATCTACACCGAGCTCTATATCACAGAGGGAGAAAGTGGAAAAGTCAATCATGAACATGAGGTGAGGCAGATCGAGGCAGCATCCAGGACAGCAACAGCAGAGGACACGCCCATCAAATGTAACAACATCTTTAAACCTTTATCAGACCAAGATGTACCCATCAGGACTGTCCTGACTAAGGGTGTCGCTGGCATCGGAAAAACCGTCTCTGTACAGAATTTCATTCTGGATTGGGCTGAAGGGAAAGAGAATCAGGACGTCCACCTCATATTTCCACTTCCTTTCAGAGAGCTGAATTTAATGAAGGACCACAAACTGAGTCTGATGGATCTCCTTCATTTCTATTTTCAGGAGATAAAAGAAACTGACATTTCCAGCTTGTACaaagttctgtttatttttgatgGGTTGGATGAGTGTCGTTTACCTCTAGATCTCCAGAACTCAGTGAGATTAAGTGATGTAAATGAATCAGCATCAGTTCATATGCTGCTGATGAACCTGATCAAAGGGAATCTGcttccttctgctctgatctggATCACCTCCCGTCCAGCAGCAGCTGATCAGATCCCCTCTGAGTGTATCGATCGAGTGACGGAGGTACGAGGATTCACTGACCCAAAGAAGGAGGAGTACTTCAGGAAGAGGGTCAGTGATCAGAGTCTGGCCAGTAGAATCATCTCACACCTGAAGTCATTaagaagcctctacatcatgtgtcacattccgGTCTTCTGCTGGATTACAGCCACAGTTCTAGAGAGGATGTTTGGTGAAGCAGAGAGTGGAGAGatccccaaaactctgactcaaaTGTACACCCACTTCCTCATCATTCAGACCAACGTCATCAGAAAAAAGTACATGAAGAATCAGGAGGAAGAAGGAGAAATGATCCTCAAACTGGGAAAACTGGCTTTTGAGCAGCTGATgaaaggaaacctgatcttctatgaGGAAGATCTGATGGAGTGTGGCATTGATGCTCAAGAAGCCTCTGTGTACTCAGGTGTGTGTACACAGATCTTCAGAGAGGAGTTTGGACTTCACCAGAGTAAAGTGTACTGCTTTGTTCATCTGAGCACTCAGGAACATCTCGCAGCTCTATATGTGCACCTGACCTTCAtgaatgaaaagaaaaattttCTTCAACAGAGTGAGTCCTCAAAACTGAGGATCCTGAAGATAAAACAAATCTCAGTTCTACACAAGAGTGCTGTAGATCAGGCGTTACAGAGTAAGAATGGACATCTGGATATTTTTCTTCGCTTTTTTCTGGGTCTCTCACTGACGTCCAATCAGAATCTCTTACAAGCCTTAGTGACACAAACAGGAAGTGACTCTCAcaacaaacagaaaacagttcagtacattaagaagaagatcagtgagaatcccttaacagagaaatccatcaatctgttccactgtctgaatgaactgGAGGATGATTCACTAGTTCAGGAGATCCAACAATACCTGAAATCTGGAGAACTACAACAAACCAAACTCTCTGATTCTCAGTGGTCAGCTCTGGTCTTTATGTTACTGACATCAGCAGATAAGCTGGATGTGTTTAACCTGAATGATTATACCAACAAATACATCTCACCAGATGAGGTTTTTAGGAAAATGATGCCAGTGGTTGCAGCATCCAGAGCAGTTCGTTGTGATCG GCTTGGTAAGTGTGATCTGAAAGATGAAAGTTATGAAGCTCTGACATCAGTGCTCAGCTTAGAATCCTCCAGTCTAAAAGAACTTGATCTGTCCTGGAACAAACttggagattcaggagtgaagcgtctctctgctggactggagaatcttcactgtaaactggagatactgag gttgaATAGTTGTGGCGTATCAGATGAAGGTTGtgctgctctggcttcagctctgagatcaaacccctcacacctgaGAGAATTTGATCTGACTCTGAATAAActaggagattcaggagtgaagcgtcTCTGTGCTGTACTGGAgaatcctcactgtaaactggagatactgag GTTGAATTATTGTGGTGTATCAGATAAAGGTTgttctgctctggcttcagcattaagatcaaacccctcacacctgaGAGAACTTCATCTGTCTGAAAATCATTTAACAGACATAGGGATGAAGATTATGTCTGATCTAAATGATGATGAACGTTTCAGACTGGAAGTTTTGAGATTCTGA